The following are encoded in a window of Pseudomonas sp. JQ170C genomic DNA:
- a CDS encoding Bax inhibitor-1/YccA family protein: protein MREQDYAVNHGQQIEQQEVSKVLRNTYGLLAITLAFSGVMAFIAQQMRVGYPNIFVVLIGFYGLFFLTNKLRDSAWGLVSTFALTGFMGFILGPILNRYLGMAGGAEVVSSAFAMTALVFGGLSAYVLITRKDMSFLGGFITAGFFVLMGAVLASLFFQISGLQLAISAGFVLFSSVCILFQTSAIIHGGERNYIMATVSLYVSIYNLFVSLLQLFGLMGRDD from the coding sequence ATGCGCGAACAGGATTATGCCGTCAATCACGGCCAGCAGATCGAGCAGCAGGAGGTCAGCAAGGTCCTGCGCAATACGTACGGGCTGCTGGCTATCACCCTCGCCTTCAGTGGCGTCATGGCCTTCATCGCGCAGCAGATGCGCGTTGGCTACCCGAACATTTTCGTGGTGCTGATCGGCTTCTATGGCCTGTTCTTCCTCACCAACAAGCTGCGTGATTCGGCCTGGGGCCTGGTGTCTACCTTTGCCCTCACCGGTTTCATGGGCTTTATCCTCGGCCCTATCCTCAACCGTTACCTGGGCATGGCCGGTGGCGCTGAAGTGGTCAGCTCGGCCTTCGCCATGACCGCGCTGGTGTTCGGTGGCCTGTCGGCCTACGTGCTGATCACCCGCAAGGACATGAGCTTCCTCGGTGGCTTCATCACCGCCGGTTTCTTTGTGCTGATGGGTGCGGTGCTGGCCAGCCTGTTCTTCCAGATCAGCGGCCTGCAATTGGCGATCAGCGCCGGTTTCGTGCTGTTCTCGTCGGTCTGCATCCTGTTCCAGACCAGCGCAATCATTCACGGTGGCGAGCGTAACTACATCATGGCGACTGTCAGCCTGTATGTATCGATCTACAACCTGTTCGTCAGCCTGCTGCAATTGTTCGGCTTGATGGGTCGCGATGACTGA
- a CDS encoding nucleobase:cation symporter-2 family protein, which produces MSSIEQGPGAPAQVNELVLGLEDRPRPLIAMLAALQHLLAIIVPIVTPGLLICQALGVSARDTNLIVSMSLVISGIATFVQCRRFGPFGAGLLIVQGTSFNFVGPLIAGGALMVKQGTPVEAVMAAIFGVVIAGSFVEMGISRILPFVKRLITPLVTGIVVLMIGLTLIKVGLISMGGGFTAMGNGTFANGENLLLSGVVLAIIVVLNRIPLVWMRSCAIVIALAVGYALAGYLGRLDFTGMHEAELFQVPMPLHFGLGFSWALFIPMLVIYLVTSLEAIGDVTATSKVSRQPVEGPLWMQRIKGGVLVNGANSLLAGVFNTFPSSIFAQNNGVIQLTGIASRHIGVWIAAMLVILGLFPSVAGVIQAVPEPVLGGAAMVMFGAVAASGINILASINLDRRALLIIAVSLALGLGVAQVPEFLAHMPSALRNVLESGVATGGICALVLNWFLPEHKEKA; this is translated from the coding sequence ATGAGTTCAATCGAGCAAGGGCCCGGCGCACCTGCGCAGGTCAATGAACTGGTTCTTGGCCTTGAGGATCGGCCGCGGCCGCTGATCGCGATGCTGGCTGCGCTGCAGCATTTGCTGGCGATTATTGTGCCGATCGTGACGCCAGGGCTGTTGATCTGCCAGGCACTGGGGGTTTCCGCGCGCGATACCAACCTGATCGTGTCGATGTCGCTGGTGATTTCCGGGATCGCCACCTTTGTTCAGTGCCGTCGCTTCGGGCCGTTCGGCGCCGGGCTGCTGATTGTTCAGGGCACCAGTTTCAACTTTGTCGGGCCGTTGATCGCCGGAGGCGCGCTGATGGTCAAGCAAGGCACGCCGGTGGAAGCGGTAATGGCGGCGATCTTCGGTGTAGTGATTGCCGGCTCGTTCGTGGAAATGGGCATTTCGCGCATTTTGCCGTTCGTTAAACGCCTGATTACGCCCTTGGTGACCGGTATCGTGGTGCTGATGATCGGCCTGACCCTGATCAAGGTCGGCCTGATCAGCATGGGCGGCGGCTTTACCGCCATGGGCAACGGCACCTTCGCCAATGGCGAGAACCTGCTGCTGTCGGGTGTGGTGCTGGCGATTATCGTCGTGCTCAACCGTATTCCGCTGGTGTGGATGCGCAGCTGCGCCATTGTCATTGCCCTGGCGGTGGGCTATGCCCTGGCGGGCTATCTGGGTCGCCTGGATTTCACCGGCATGCATGAAGCCGAGCTGTTCCAGGTGCCGATGCCGTTGCATTTCGGCCTCGGCTTCTCCTGGGCACTGTTCATTCCGATGCTGGTGATTTACCTGGTGACGTCGCTGGAAGCCATTGGTGACGTTACCGCCACCAGCAAGGTATCGCGCCAGCCCGTGGAAGGCCCGCTATGGATGCAGCGGATCAAAGGGGGCGTGCTGGTCAACGGCGCCAACTCGCTGCTGGCCGGGGTATTCAATACCTTCCCCAGCTCGATCTTCGCCCAGAACAATGGGGTGATTCAGCTGACCGGTATCGCCAGCCGTCATATCGGTGTGTGGATTGCCGCGATGCTGGTGATTCTCGGCCTGTTCCCGAGTGTTGCCGGGGTGATCCAGGCGGTGCCGGAGCCGGTGCTCGGTGGTGCAGCCATGGTGATGTTCGGTGCGGTGGCAGCATCGGGGATTAATATCCTCGCCAGCATCAACCTGGACCGCCGTGCGCTGCTGATCATTGCCGTGTCGCTGGCGCTGGGCCTGGGTGTGGCCCAGGTGCCGGAGTTCCTTGCACATATGCCGTCGGCACTGCGCAATGTGCTGGAGTCGGGTGTGGCTACCGGCGGGATTTGTGCGCTGGTGTTGAACTGGTTCTTGCCTGAGCATAAAGAGAAGGCTTGA
- the cysG gene encoding siroheme synthase CysG yields the protein MEFLPLFHKLRGSRVLVVGGGEIALRKSRLLADAGAVLRVVAPEIEAQLAELARHSGGEILGRGYQPADLDGCQLIIAATDDPALNAQVSADAHQRCVPVNVVDAPALCSVIFPAIVDRSPLVVAVSSGGDAPVLARLIRAKLETWIPAAYGELAGLGARFRDKVKALYPDVNQRRGFWEDVFQGPIAERQLAGQGAEAERLLQAKIDGASYQAPGEVYLVGAGPGDPDLLTFRALRLMQQADVVLYDRLVAPAIIELCRRDAERIYVGKRRADHAVPQEQINQLLVTLARQGKRVLRLKGGDPFIFGRGGEEIEELAEQGIPFQVVPGITAASGCSAYAGIPLTHRDYAQSVRFVTGHLKDGTSNLPWNDLVAPAQTLVFYMGLVGLPTICAELIRHGRAADTPAALVQQGTTPNQRVFTGTLADLPALVAEHEVHAPTLVIVGEVVQLREKLAWFEGAQP from the coding sequence ATGGAGTTCCTGCCGCTGTTCCACAAGCTGCGCGGTAGCCGTGTACTGGTTGTCGGCGGAGGCGAGATTGCCTTGCGCAAATCCCGCTTGCTGGCTGATGCCGGTGCTGTGCTTCGCGTGGTCGCGCCTGAAATCGAAGCGCAACTGGCCGAGCTTGCCCGGCACAGCGGTGGTGAAATCCTCGGTCGCGGCTACCAGCCAGCCGACCTGGATGGCTGCCAGCTGATCATCGCCGCTACCGACGATCCTGCGCTCAATGCCCAGGTCTCCGCGGATGCCCACCAGCGCTGCGTGCCGGTGAATGTGGTCGATGCGCCGGCGCTGTGCTCGGTGATCTTCCCGGCGATTGTCGACCGTTCACCGCTGGTGGTGGCAGTGTCCAGCGGCGGCGATGCGCCGGTGCTGGCGCGGCTGATCCGGGCCAAGCTGGAAACCTGGATTCCGGCAGCCTACGGCGAGTTGGCCGGGCTTGGCGCGCGTTTTCGCGATAAGGTCAAGGCACTCTACCCGGACGTCAATCAGCGCCGCGGTTTCTGGGAAGATGTGTTCCAGGGCCCGATCGCCGAGCGACAACTGGCCGGGCAGGGCGCTGAAGCCGAGCGTTTGCTGCAAGCCAAGATCGACGGCGCCAGCTACCAGGCCCCGGGTGAGGTCTACCTGGTGGGGGCGGGCCCCGGTGATCCGGACCTGCTCACCTTCCGCGCCTTGCGCCTGATGCAACAGGCCGACGTGGTGCTCTATGACCGTCTGGTGGCCCCGGCCATTATCGAGTTGTGCCGTCGTGATGCCGAGCGTATCTATGTCGGCAAGCGCCGCGCCGACCACGCTGTGCCACAGGAGCAGATCAACCAGCTGCTGGTTACCCTGGCGCGCCAGGGCAAGCGTGTGTTGCGCCTCAAGGGCGGTGATCCGTTCATCTTCGGCCGGGGTGGCGAAGAAATCGAGGAACTGGCCGAGCAGGGCATCCCGTTCCAGGTGGTGCCGGGAATTACCGCGGCCAGTGGCTGCTCGGCCTATGCCGGGATTCCACTGACGCACCGTGACTACGCCCAGTCAGTGCGCTTTGTCACCGGTCACCTCAAGGACGGTACCAGCAACCTGCCCTGGAACGACCTGGTGGCGCCTGCCCAGACCCTGGTGTTCTACATGGGGCTGGTGGGTTTGCCGACCATTTGCGCCGAGCTGATCCGTCATGGGCGCGCGGCTGATACGCCGGCCGCACTGGTGCAGCAAGGTACTACGCCGAACCAGCGGGTGTTCACTGGCACCTTGGCTGATTTACCTGCGCTGGTAGCGGAGCACGAAGTGCATGCGCCGACGTTGGTGATCGTCGGCGAAGTGGTCCAGTTGCGAGAGAAACTGGCCTGGTTCGAGGGCGCGCAGCCCTGA
- a CDS encoding glutathione S-transferase family protein: MGLLIDGRWHDQWYKSSKDGAFQRESTQRHNQLPAAEAGRYHLYVSLACPWAHRTLIFRKLKGLENLIDVSVVSWLMGENGWTFDQGQGSTGDKLDNLDFLHQRYTRDDPHYSGRVTVPVLWDKQEQRIVNNESAEIIRIFNRAFNDLTSNTLDLYPEPLQAEIDRLNDRIYPAVNNGVYRAGFATSQQAYEQAFDEVFAELDCLEAWLDERRYLAGEYLTEADWRLFTTLIRFDAVYHGHFKCNLRHLTDYPNLSNWLRELYQWPGVAETVNFEHIQKHYYMSHKTINPNGIVPKGPLQDFGVGHDRERLPGKGIWEK, translated from the coding sequence ATGGGCCTGTTGATCGATGGACGCTGGCATGACCAGTGGTACAAAAGCAGCAAGGACGGCGCGTTCCAGCGCGAAAGCACGCAGCGCCACAATCAGTTGCCCGCTGCCGAAGCCGGGCGCTATCACCTGTATGTGTCGCTGGCCTGTCCCTGGGCCCACCGAACGCTGATCTTTCGCAAGCTCAAGGGCCTGGAAAACCTGATCGATGTATCGGTGGTCAGCTGGCTGATGGGCGAGAACGGCTGGACGTTCGACCAGGGCCAGGGCTCCACTGGCGATAAACTCGATAACCTGGACTTTCTCCACCAGCGCTATACCCGTGACGACCCGCACTACAGCGGCCGGGTCACGGTACCGGTACTGTGGGACAAGCAGGAACAACGCATCGTCAACAACGAGTCGGCCGAGATCATTCGCATCTTCAACCGTGCGTTCAATGACCTGACCAGCAATACCCTGGACCTCTACCCAGAACCGCTTCAAGCCGAGATCGACCGGCTCAATGATCGAATCTACCCGGCAGTCAACAACGGCGTATACCGCGCAGGCTTTGCCACCTCACAGCAGGCGTACGAACAGGCGTTTGATGAGGTGTTTGCCGAACTGGACTGCCTGGAAGCGTGGCTGGACGAGCGGCGTTATCTGGCCGGGGAATACCTGACCGAGGCTGACTGGCGGCTGTTTACCACCCTGATCCGCTTTGATGCGGTGTATCACGGGCACTTCAAGTGCAACTTGCGGCACCTGACCGACTACCCGAACCTGTCGAACTGGCTACGGGAGCTGTATCAGTGGCCGGGGGTGGCCGAGACGGTGAACTTCGAGCATATCCAGAAGCACTACTACATGAGCCACAAGACCATCAACCCGAACGGGATCGTGCCCAAGGGGCCGTTGCAGGATTTTGGGGTGGGGCATGATCGGGAGCGGTTGCCCGGGAAGGGAATCTGGGAGAAATAG
- a CDS encoding TusE/DsrC/DsvC family sulfur relay protein — MSTLIVGDRSIALDKDGYLVELGDWSDEVAQALADNEQLELTPEHWEILTLLRGFYQEFELSPATRPLIKYTALKLGPEKGNSMHLNRLFKGTPAKLAAKLAGLPKPTNCI, encoded by the coding sequence ATGAGCACCCTGATTGTTGGCGACCGTAGCATCGCCCTGGACAAGGACGGCTATCTGGTCGAGCTGGGCGACTGGTCCGATGAAGTCGCCCAGGCACTGGCGGACAACGAGCAACTGGAGCTGACCCCCGAACACTGGGAGATCCTCACCCTGCTGCGCGGGTTCTACCAGGAGTTCGAGCTGTCGCCGGCCACCCGTCCGCTGATCAAGTACACCGCCCTCAAGCTGGGGCCGGAAAAAGGCAACAGCATGCACCTCAACCGCCTGTTCAAGGGCACTCCCGCCAAACTCGCCGCAAAGCTTGCGGGCCTGCCGAAGCCGACCAACTGCATATGA
- the tusC gene encoding sulfurtransferase complex subunit TusC has protein sequence MAKSLLIISRQAPWAGPSAREALDIALAGGAFDLPLGMLFLDDGVFQLAPGQQPAQVQQKNLAANLQALPMFGVEELFAASSSLIERGLNTDSLSLSVQVLDDTALAALIDRFDQVVTL, from the coding sequence ATGGCCAAGTCCTTGCTGATTATCAGCCGCCAGGCGCCGTGGGCCGGCCCGTCCGCCCGCGAAGCCCTGGACATTGCCCTGGCCGGCGGCGCTTTCGACCTGCCCTTGGGCATGCTGTTTCTCGATGACGGTGTGTTTCAGCTCGCGCCGGGGCAACAGCCTGCACAGGTGCAGCAAAAGAACCTCGCCGCCAATCTGCAGGCCCTGCCGATGTTTGGCGTCGAAGAGCTGTTCGCCGCCAGCAGCAGCCTCATAGAACGTGGCCTGAATACTGACAGCCTGAGCCTGTCAGTGCAGGTGCTGGATGACACCGCGCTGGCCGCGTTGATCGACCGTTTCGACCAGGTGGTAACCCTCTGA
- the tusB gene encoding sulfurtransferase complex subunit TusB — MSTLHVISHSPFGDNRLSSCLRLLGSHDGVLLCGDAVYALQPGSVPLATLQASNLQGRLFALEEDLQARAINADEGIRAIDYPAFVALSLDYDKVNSWL, encoded by the coding sequence ATGAGCACCCTGCACGTAATATCCCACTCGCCTTTTGGCGACAATCGCCTGAGTAGTTGCCTGCGCCTGCTCGGCAGTCACGACGGCGTGTTGCTGTGTGGCGATGCAGTGTATGCCCTGCAACCCGGCAGCGTGCCGCTGGCCACGCTGCAAGCGAGCAACCTGCAAGGGCGGCTGTTCGCCCTTGAAGAAGACCTGCAAGCACGCGCGATCAATGCAGATGAAGGCATCCGCGCAATCGACTATCCAGCGTTCGTGGCGCTGTCGCTGGACTACGACAAGGTCAATAGCTGGTTATGA
- a CDS encoding glycosyl transferase family protein, producing MTEPRPLITETPAEHPFAQFVRILGKGKRGARGLNREEAREAMGMLLDGKVEETQLGAFLMLLRHKEESPEELAGFTEALRSRLHAPQIAVDIDWPSYAGKKRHLPWYLLAAKCLAANGVRILLHGGGAHTAGRLYTEQVLELLHIPLCRDWNAVAQALDSQHLAFIPLQDWAPRLQRMIDLRNTLGLRSPIHSLARVLNPLGARCGLQSIFHPGYQAVHREASRLLGDTAIVVKGDGGEIEINPDTSSHLYGTANGEDWDEEWPARVAQRHVKPASLEPEQLLAVWRGESRDSYGELAVVATMALALRGLGQSREAAFAQAQAYWDQRLI from the coding sequence ATGACCGAACCTCGCCCGCTGATCACCGAAACCCCGGCCGAACACCCTTTTGCCCAGTTCGTGCGCATTCTTGGCAAAGGCAAGCGCGGCGCCCGCGGTCTGAACCGCGAAGAAGCCCGCGAGGCGATGGGCATGCTGCTCGACGGCAAGGTCGAGGAAACCCAACTGGGCGCCTTCCTGATGTTGCTGCGGCACAAGGAAGAGAGCCCGGAGGAGCTGGCAGGCTTCACCGAGGCACTGCGCTCGCGTTTACACGCTCCGCAGATTGCAGTGGATATCGACTGGCCCAGCTACGCCGGCAAAAAGCGCCACCTGCCCTGGTACCTGCTGGCCGCCAAGTGCCTGGCCGCCAATGGCGTGCGCATCCTGCTGCACGGCGGCGGCGCGCATACGGCCGGACGCCTCTACACCGAGCAGGTCCTGGAACTGCTGCACATCCCCCTGTGCCGCGACTGGAACGCCGTTGCCCAGGCTCTGGACAGCCAGCATCTGGCGTTCATTCCGCTGCAAGACTGGGCGCCGCGCCTGCAGCGCATGATCGATCTGCGCAACACCCTGGGCTTGCGCTCGCCGATCCACTCCTTGGCCCGGGTGCTCAACCCCCTAGGCGCCCGCTGTGGCCTGCAAAGTATCTTCCACCCCGGCTACCAGGCCGTACACCGCGAGGCCAGCCGCCTGCTCGGCGATACCGCCATTGTGGTCAAGGGCGATGGCGGCGAGATCGAGATCAATCCCGACACCAGCAGCCACCTGTACGGCACCGCCAACGGTGAGGACTGGGACGAAGAATGGCCTGCCCGGGTCGCCCAGCGCCACGTAAAGCCCGCCAGCCTTGAGCCTGAACAGCTTCTGGCGGTGTGGCGCGGCGAATCCCGCGACAGTTACGGCGAATTGGCGGTGGTGGCAACGATGGCGCTGGCCCTGCGCGGCCTAGGCCAGTCGCGCGAAGCAGCCTTTGCCCAGGCCCAGGCCTACTGGGATCAACGCCTAATCTAG
- a CDS encoding KAP family P-loop NTPase fold protein produces MTGHSIILNDLPTLTDRLGWESELDRMRERIENCPTPHVIGIHGSWGSGKTSFMRQLQRRLGGKCDEAGAVQSPSSARIPTNNKVVTIWFDSWRYQHEPNPVVALIQEMRRQFAAIPSVVAKFKKIGEISLRYTLDGLGDIGKAIGYEGVVPNAGAIQKIGEAWEKSNLAEKLDSDSIRTHLHNTIVTLLPKDNSGRVVIFIDDLDRCNPRAAFKLLEGLKIYLNLPNCVFVLGMNETVLTDAIGEEIFSMSSASAGERHLRASHYLEKICTDIYRLPLPANTAGLFSALLSAATDINKVSAFNLAVGENVCLPPNPRRLKALANQWVRFSGCLPFPDDLDGQKIWAVKVLVASYIHQFHRDIWERWHFDPDFWSECVAWCSGERSKNLEGADMSPAWASCLKLTTRTYLGDTRNRPAWSVEYPNPGDIDIFWIDEIVREYRDHLLPRDFIPLLEGRQIPRAL; encoded by the coding sequence GTGACAGGCCATAGCATCATATTGAATGATCTCCCCACTTTAACGGACCGCTTGGGGTGGGAGTCCGAGCTTGATAGGATGCGAGAGCGCATAGAAAATTGCCCTACGCCTCATGTCATTGGTATTCATGGAAGCTGGGGGAGCGGGAAAACGAGTTTTATGCGGCAATTACAGCGACGCCTCGGTGGTAAGTGTGACGAAGCGGGGGCTGTGCAGTCGCCCTCGTCAGCTCGTATTCCAACGAATAATAAGGTAGTTACTATCTGGTTTGATTCTTGGCGGTACCAGCACGAGCCAAATCCGGTGGTTGCACTTATCCAAGAAATGAGACGTCAGTTCGCTGCCATTCCAAGTGTCGTTGCCAAGTTCAAAAAAATTGGCGAGATATCACTACGGTACACTCTGGATGGGCTCGGGGATATTGGTAAGGCAATAGGATATGAAGGAGTAGTGCCGAATGCAGGTGCTATTCAGAAAATTGGTGAGGCTTGGGAGAAGAGCAATCTAGCTGAAAAGCTTGACTCAGATTCAATTAGAACTCATTTGCACAACACGATAGTAACACTTCTCCCTAAGGATAATAGTGGTCGTGTCGTTATATTTATTGACGACTTGGATCGTTGTAATCCCCGTGCCGCGTTTAAGTTACTTGAAGGGTTAAAGATTTATTTAAATTTACCAAACTGCGTTTTTGTATTGGGGATGAATGAAACTGTTCTGACCGATGCGATCGGTGAGGAGATTTTTTCAATGTCTTCTGCCTCTGCAGGCGAGAGGCATTTGCGTGCTAGTCATTATTTGGAGAAAATCTGCACCGATATCTATCGTTTGCCCTTGCCGGCTAATACCGCAGGTCTGTTCTCGGCACTTTTGTCTGCTGCTACAGATATAAATAAAGTGAGCGCATTCAATTTGGCTGTAGGGGAGAATGTGTGTTTGCCGCCTAACCCGAGAAGATTGAAGGCGCTGGCTAATCAATGGGTGCGTTTTTCAGGTTGTTTGCCATTTCCTGATGATCTTGATGGGCAAAAAATATGGGCTGTCAAAGTTTTGGTGGCATCATATATTCATCAGTTCCATAGGGATATTTGGGAAAGGTGGCATTTTGATCCTGATTTTTGGTCAGAGTGTGTTGCTTGGTGTAGTGGCGAGAGAAGTAAAAATTTAGAAGGGGCTGATATGTCTCCTGCATGGGCGAGCTGCTTGAAACTTACAACTCGAACTTACCTGGGAGATACTAGGAACCGTCCGGCCTGGTCGGTTGAGTATCCCAACCCCGGGGACATAGATATTTTTTGGATTGACGAAATAGTGCGGGAGTATCGCGATCATTTGCTACCACGTGATTTCATTCCGCTTCTTGAAGGCCGTCAAATACCGAGAGCACTATAG
- the tusD gene encoding sulfurtransferase complex subunit TusD — protein MKFAIAVFSPAHAPSSRRALLFAQAALAGGHEIVRLFFYQDGVHSASGNVVSPQDELDVAAQWRAFISEHGLDAVVCIAAALRRGVLNAEEAQRYQRPAVNLPAPWELSGLGQLHEGAQSADRLICFGGD, from the coding sequence ATGAAGTTCGCCATCGCGGTTTTTTCTCCGGCCCATGCGCCCTCTTCCCGTCGTGCCTTGCTGTTCGCCCAGGCGGCGCTGGCTGGCGGGCACGAGATCGTTCGGCTGTTTTTCTATCAAGACGGCGTACACAGCGCGTCTGGCAATGTGGTTTCGCCGCAGGATGAGCTGGACGTCGCCGCCCAGTGGCGTGCCTTTATCAGCGAGCATGGCCTTGATGCCGTCGTGTGCATTGCCGCCGCCCTGCGCCGTGGCGTGCTCAACGCCGAGGAAGCCCAGCGCTACCAACGCCCGGCGGTGAACCTGCCAGCGCCCTGGGAGCTGTCCGGCCTTGGCCAGTTGCATGAAGGCGCGCAAAGCGCCGATCGGCTGATCTGCTTTGGAGGCGATTGA